The window atcttatcaggctaacggaggcgcatcttttgacgcctcacacgtctcgataggaccacccgtttttgaaatcgtattttcacgatcttcaaaaagtctacctaagcccctcaggcacgtgttcgacatatacctatttgttcccctacatcccagtgaattttctctttagtgcatctcgtgtatccttcaatataacaagtgttttcagtgcagatttctccataatttctctttaaaaaattcatctagtttccgtgaacgccatacttaggcgctaacactcatataactctctaaaattttttctcgctatcccttgatcgtctttgttTGTAGTTCtgtttacttacctgtctcccggctccctgtgaagtttcgtcgcattccgttgcagttttcttgcattctcacctgtaacatagatatttttcatacaaattttaataaaatcacactttttccccttttttccaaattttttctatcggaccctcgctagcttgttacaccatcttatcaggctaacggaggcgcatcttttgacgcctcacacgtctcgataggaccacccgtttttgaaatcgtattttcacgatcttcaaaaagtctacctaagcccctcaggcacgtgttcgacatatacctatttgttcccctacatcccagtgaattttctctttagtgcatctcgtgtatccttcaatataacaagtgttttcagtgcagatttctccataatttctctttaaaaaattcatctagtttccgtgaacgccatacttaggcgctaacactcatataactctctaaaattttttctcgctatcccttgatcgtctttgttTGTAGTTCtgtttacttacctgtctcccggctccctgtgaagtttcgtcgcattccgttgcagttttcttgcattctcacctgtaacatagatatttttcatacaaattttaataaaatcacactttttccccttttttccaaattttttctatcggaccctcgctagcttgttacaccatcttatcaggctaacggaggcgcatcttttgacgcctcacacgtctcgataggaccacccaattttgaaattttcgccCACCACACCCGCCCAATTGTGTTCAGGTTGTAAAAGGGACTTCACTTGGGACACCCCATACCCAGATCTACTTCGCTTTTACCGCCACCTAGGGCCAAAAATTGTCAACTAAATTAACAGCTCCCTTAATAACAATAGTTTAGGATTACTTCGCTAGTTCTACCCGTCCTCTACTTCGGAAAAATACCACTTCCAGTTAATCTCCCTTCAGCTGCTCTCACTCGCTTCCTCTATTTTCGCTTTCATTGAcgacatattaaattttttcatacttCTTCTAAACACTTTTCCGGTCTAAGCCAACATGGTCCTAGCCCATTCACCACCGCGTAAGGCGGCCAATACTCGCCCCCCAGACAGGAACCTCCCCCGCATCCCCGAAACTCCTGCGGACATTATCACGCAGCAAAGCCCCTCACCGCAACCCTCTACCTCCAGAGCGGGACGTTCGCATTCTCTTTCCCCGCGCGCCTCCTCTAGGCTGGCTTCAATCCGGGAATCATCCCCTAGCCAGGATCTGCGCACGCCTCCCCCATCTCCATCTAGGGGGAGAATTTCGCTTTCACCCCCTCCCAGCAGCCAAGCGTCACCCAGGTCGATTGACCATGACGTGACTGTAATGGCCGTCCCGGACCACTGGGAATCGCTTTCGCCCCCAGTCACACCTACTCCACCTTTATTGTATTCACCCCCCACCCAAGTTCCATCCACTGCGACACCCGTCACACTCGTCGTACCCGCACCCGTCGCACCCGTCGCACCCGCCGCACCCGTCGCACCCGCCGCACCCGCCGCACCCGCCGCACCCACCGCACCCACCTCAACCCCGGATACTCACCTCCAAGCTGCTCTATCCAACATCATAGAAGCGGCCAAAGAAATTATCACCAAAATAACTGAGGGCAAGAGCGTCACCAGCGCAAACAAAAAGCGCATCCAAGAGCTCGCGAGGGGCATCATGGGCTCGGTGGAGAAGGCGCAGCAGACGGAGCTCCCCAAGCCCGTCTCGGATACTATCCTTCTGGCAATCAGGGAGAGTATCCGGGACGAGTTCAAGGCCCAAGCGCCCGACCTCGCGTCACCTCCGGCTCCAGCCCTGAGGTCCTTTGCGGCTGTTGCTTCAACACCCCCGCCACCCAAACGCACCCCCCCGCCGCCACCTCCCCCACCACCTAAGCGCACCCTCCCTTCGCTGGTCATCAAGGCCAAAGAGACCGGGGCCCGACGGCCCGACGTCCTTGACGAGTGGCGTAAGAATGTCAGGTTTAGGGACACCACTTTCGCCCCCACCAACGTGCGCCCTCTGCGCAATAATATGGTGAAGGTTGACTTTGAAACCGTGGCGCAGCGGGATGACGTCATGGCGAAAGTAAACAAGCTCCCCGGGGTGGTTGCCGAGGAAAGCAAACTTCGGAAACCGCTTATCATCTTGAAGGGCATTAACACCCAACTACGAAAGGAAGAGCTGGTGGAGGTGGTGAGCGGACAGAACCAAGTGAGCGCCGCAGACATTCGCTTCTGCTTCGCACTGAAGAATCGGAACGAGAAGCTCTACAATGCTGTTTTAGAAGTTGCGCCAGCTGTCCGTCGAATGCTAGTCGAGGCGGGCCGGGCCAATGTGGAGCACCAGCGCGTGCACGTCGAGGACTTCAGTCGATTCGTGCAGTGCCGCAAATGCCTCCAATTCGGCCACACCGGCAATAAGTGCTCGGCGGAATTCTATCCGTGCGCGCACTGTGGCTCCTCGGCCCACCACATCTCAAACTGCGCTCACAAATCAGATGCATCACAACTAAACTGCTTTAATTGCAAACGGTCAAACGACAAATCCACCGGTCACTCTGCCCTTGACTCCAAAAAGTGCCCTAAAATCATCAAAGCCATGACAGCCCTTAGCGACTCCACCGACTATGGTTATTAAACGAATAGAGTTAACACAATGCAACCTCAACCGCTGCTACATAGCGCAACAAGAATTCTTCATCAACTTTCGCAACAGCAACTCTGACATTGCTCTCATCTCAGAACCATATGTAGGCCCTCACCTCGAGATGAGGCCTCCCCCAGACATGAACGTATTCCAGTTTCCCAACGGCTCCCGCGTCAAGGCGTGCGTGGTGACCAAAGCCACTGTGGCTGCGGTCGGGGTCACGCAGCTGTCCTCAGCGAATCTGGCCGTCGTCCGTGTCAAACTAGGACCAAAATCTTTAAACGTAGTCTCCATTTACGTCGAACCCGACATAGACAAACACTCCACGATATACAAGCTAGACCATTTCCTAAGGACTACCAGATCCTCGCTGCGGATAGTGGGCGGCGATGTCAACGGCAGCCACCGGGAGTGGGGGGAGACACAGGACAATGATCGGGGGGAGGAAATTTGCACACTTATGGCCTCAAACGATATGGCTGTTTGCAACACCGGCAATGAGCCCACGTTTGAGGCCATAAGACACGGCAACCTCTGCTCGTCAATAGTGGATGTCACATATGCGTCACAAAACCTCATAGACAGGCTGGAGGACTGGCTTGTGGACCGCGCGATCTGCCCTTCATCCGACCACAACGGGATTACTTTCAAAATAACCCCAACTCACAACATCGGAAAAACTGCTAAATCGACCACTTTCAAATACTCCACTTACAGAGCAGACTGGACAGACTTCCGCACACAAATACAATCAGCCACCGAACATCTTGTCACCCACACAGACTTCTCCACCCTCACCGAAACCGATCTAGACCAAACGGTAAATCAACTAACCACAGCCATACAAAACGTCTGCAACAGAGTCTTCCACAGAAAGcaaaaacctaaatatttcaaccCATGGTGGTCAGAAGAGCTGGAatcacaaaagaaaaattgcaTCCGACTACACCATCGTCTCCACAACCTGAAAAAGGCCAACAAACCACTCGACAACATCATCAAAGAATACACAGAGGCAAAGCGAAATTACGCCAAAGCCATCTCAAAACAATCCACCGAACACTTCAGACAGTTCTGCGACGCGCAGGGGAAAGAGGACGTCTGGGCCGTCACAAACCGCCTCATAAAGGATGCACCCCTAAGGAAACCACCACAAACtctaaaaattgacaaaaccTACACTGACAACACCAACGACACCGCAACCGCACTGCTAAACCACTTCTATCCTGACGACACTCCCGATCTGACAGCACGCCAGCAACACCTGCGAGACACCACAAGAAACCCACCTAACACACCAGACGACATACTCTTCACCACCGACGAGATAAGGGAGTGCCTAAGCCACACCAATCCCAAAAAAGCCCCCGGAGCCGACCATCTAACCTCAGACATCTGCGCACAAGCCTTTGACGCCATCCCCCAATTCTTCACGGAACTTTACAACAGAAGTCTGGAATTAGGCTACTTCCCCAAAATATGGAAACAGGCGGTGgttaaaataattccaaaacCAAATAAACCGGCAGAACAACTCAGCTCGTACCGCCCGATCGGACTCATTGCAGTTTTCGGGAAAATCCTAGAAAAACTGATCATCAAAAGGCTAGAGCATAAATCGGAACAAGAGGAATCTCTGAACAAAACCCAATTCGGCTTCAGACCCCAAACATCGACGGTGGACGCGCTTGAGCGGGCCctgaaaatagtaaaaacgGCCAAAGAGAAAAAGCGACAGGTCATAGCGATATCTCTCGATATAAAGGCCGCTTTCGACAACGCCTGGTGGCCTGCCTTATTCCAGCGATTACACCACATA of the Plodia interpunctella isolate USDA-ARS_2022_Savannah chromosome 26, ilPloInte3.2, whole genome shotgun sequence genome contains:
- the LOC128681035 gene encoding proline-rich protein 36-like; translation: MVLAHSPPRKAANTRPPDRNLPRIPETPADIITQQSPSPQPSTSRAGRSHSLSPRASSRLASIRESSPSQDLRTPPPSPSRGRISLSPPPSSQASPRSIDHDVTVMAVPDHWESLSPPVTPTPPLLYSPPTQVPSTATPVTLVVPAPVAPVAPAAPVAPAAPAAPAAPTAPTSTPDTHLQAALSNIIEAAKEIITKITEGKSVTSANKKRIQELARGIMGSVEKAQQTELPKPVSDTILLAIRESIRDEFKAQAPDLASPPAPALRSFAAVASTPPPPKRTPPPPPPPPPKRTLPSLVIKAKETGARRPDVLDEWRKNVRFRDTTFAPTNVRPLRNNMVKVDFETVAQRDDVMAKVNKLPGVVAEESKLRKPLIILKGINTQLRKEELVEVVSGQNQVSAADIRFCFALKNRNEKLYNAVLEVAPAVRRMLVEAGRANVEHQRVHVEDFSRFVQCRKCLQFGHTGNKCSAEFYPCAHCGSSAHHISNCAHKSDASQLNCFNCKRSNDKSTGHSALDSKKCPKIIKAMTALSDSTDYGY